The Geovibrio ferrireducens genome includes a region encoding these proteins:
- the rpsF gene encoding 30S ribosomal protein S6 — MVTYETIFIVRPDLTQEEIDANLEFFKGNIEQNGGEILKVEPWGKLSFAYEVEDYREGYYFLIQYNAGGNYNEELEKRYRYSEDVLRFCIVKIDDKKFKLKPRKDPAPRPDRKGKKVNPRKPREDRAPFEDGDDSAAETDSEEISE, encoded by the coding sequence TTGGTTACTTACGAAACTATTTTCATCGTCCGTCCCGACCTTACGCAGGAAGAGATTGACGCAAACCTTGAGTTTTTCAAGGGGAACATTGAGCAGAACGGCGGCGAAATTCTTAAAGTTGAGCCCTGGGGCAAACTTTCTTTCGCTTACGAAGTTGAAGACTACCGCGAAGGCTACTACTTCCTTATTCAGTACAACGCCGGCGGCAACTACAACGAAGAGCTTGAAAAACGCTACCGCTACAGCGAGGACGTTCTCAGGTTCTGCATCGTCAAAATCGACGATAAGAAATTCAAACTGAAACCCAGAAAAGACCCCGCTCCCAGACCTGACAGAAAGGGCAAGAAAGTCAACCCCAGAAAACCCAGAGAGGACAGAGCTCCCTTTGAGGACGGCGATGACTCGGCTGCAGAGACTGACTCGGAAGAGATTTCCGAATAA
- a CDS encoding ABC transporter substrate-binding protein: protein MARLIICLFALLLAPAAWAKAITDVFGRTVNVPDRVERVISIGSSMAFVTYLRAQNLAVGVEDVEKAADYTKPYIQANFETVKDLPVIGKAGAVRMPNYERIISLKPDVVFIVSTDRGEPDLVQRKLNIPVVAVGYGLPNFDQDVFFRSIRITAEVLSRKERAEELISYIKSLTVKLNRAPEKKAEAYLGAISYKGHQGLNSTAADFLPMQLAGIKNTADGERKSGQFFVNREYVLAKNPEIIFIDGNGLPLIADDARKHPEFYSRLRAFRNGKVFLLLPHTTYFTNPEMLYVNAFLMAKSAYPEIYGDIDPAAVADEIVSAFTGKGIYGFLKKTTGGYGVLELTSDGIKIK from the coding sequence ATGGCACGTCTGATTATATGTCTTTTCGCCCTTCTGCTTGCTCCTGCCGCATGGGCGAAGGCTATTACCGATGTTTTCGGCCGCACAGTCAATGTGCCTGATAGGGTCGAAAGGGTGATTTCCATCGGCAGCAGCATGGCATTTGTTACCTATCTCAGGGCACAGAATCTGGCTGTCGGTGTTGAGGATGTGGAGAAAGCTGCGGATTACACCAAGCCGTATATTCAGGCTAATTTTGAGACGGTGAAGGATCTCCCCGTGATAGGCAAAGCGGGCGCGGTGCGCATGCCGAACTATGAGAGGATTATAAGCCTCAAGCCTGATGTGGTTTTTATAGTATCAACGGACAGGGGCGAGCCGGATCTTGTTCAGCGTAAACTGAATATCCCGGTTGTTGCTGTGGGCTACGGTCTGCCGAACTTTGATCAGGATGTTTTCTTCCGTTCGATCAGGATTACTGCCGAGGTTCTCAGCAGGAAGGAGAGAGCAGAGGAACTCATATCATACATAAAAAGCCTGACAGTTAAGCTGAACCGTGCACCGGAGAAGAAGGCCGAGGCTTATCTGGGCGCTATTTCCTATAAAGGGCATCAGGGGCTGAACAGCACTGCGGCGGATTTTCTTCCCATGCAGCTTGCAGGGATAAAAAACACTGCTGACGGAGAGCGGAAAAGCGGCCAGTTCTTCGTGAACCGTGAGTATGTTCTGGCGAAGAATCCGGAAATAATTTTCATCGACGGAAACGGTTTGCCGCTTATTGCTGATGACGCGCGGAAGCACCCTGAGTTTTACTCAAGGCTCAGGGCGTTCAGAAACGGGAAGGTCTTTCTGCTTCTCCCCCATACAACCTACTTTACTAACCCAGAGATGCTTTATGTAAATGCTTTTCTTATGGCGAAGTCGGCATATCCTGAAATATACGGCGACATAGATCCGGCCGCAGTGGCGGATGAGATTGTATCTGCATTCACAGGCAAGGGAATATACGGTTTTCTTAAGAAGACAACTGGCGGCTACGGTGTTCTGGAGCTGACCTCTGACGGCATAAAAATCAAATAA
- a CDS encoding dienelactone hydrolase family protein — MKYVLAVIMFLMTVSVYAGESVVYKSGNAEYEGFYSPVSAKAPLVLIVHDWDGLDGYEIKRVEMLNKLGYSAFAVDMFGKGVRPAEISERRRLTGELYADREKMRRILQAGFDKAESLGANTGNAVIIGYCFGGTVALEYARSGAPLKSFISFHGGIDTPQGQDYSGTKGEVVIFHGTADAAVSMESFAKLAVQLENEGVRHEMTTYSGAPHAFTVFGSQSYRRDADEKSWKRFTEYLKEIF; from the coding sequence ATGAAGTACGTGCTGGCTGTGATTATGTTTCTGATGACCGTTTCGGTTTATGCGGGGGAATCTGTTGTGTATAAGTCCGGCAACGCCGAATACGAAGGTTTTTACTCGCCCGTTTCAGCAAAGGCTCCTCTGGTTCTCATAGTGCATGACTGGGACGGCCTGGACGGATATGAGATTAAAAGAGTCGAAATGCTTAACAAATTGGGTTATTCTGCATTTGCAGTTGATATGTTCGGAAAAGGTGTCCGCCCTGCGGAGATTTCAGAGAGGAGACGGCTCACAGGTGAGCTTTACGCTGACAGGGAAAAGATGAGGAGAATCCTTCAGGCAGGTTTCGACAAGGCTGAATCCCTCGGCGCGAACACGGGCAACGCAGTGATTATCGGCTACTGCTTCGGCGGAACTGTGGCTCTGGAATACGCAAGGAGCGGCGCGCCGCTTAAATCATTCATCTCCTTCCACGGCGGAATAGATACCCCGCAGGGGCAGGACTATTCCGGAACAAAGGGCGAAGTGGTGATTTTCCACGGAACGGCTGATGCGGCTGTGAGCATGGAGAGTTTTGCAAAGCTTGCTGTACAGCTTGAAAATGAAGGGGTAAGGCATGAGATGACCACCTACAGCGGTGCTCCCCATGCTTTCACTGTTTTCGGCTCACAGAGCTACCGCAGGGATGCGGATGAAAAATCATGGAAACGCTTCACGGAGTATCTGAAAGAAATTTTTTAA
- the nuoF gene encoding NADH-quinone oxidoreductase subunit NuoF, with protein MSEYKVEQIEVHVCMGTAGVASGGDAVMAALNSEFEKRGLVNTDVKERNCKAKQTGCRGLCARDVLIDVYIPGKGPITYEHVTAEMVPTIIEEHIIGGEVVTKWAAKKDYFEFYDKQKRYVLNDCGKVDPDSLEDYIAHGGYDALKKSLKMTSEEVIDEVKKSGLRGRGGGGFPTGLKWTFCRNSPGDLKYLICNADEGDPGAFMDRSIIEGNPHAVIEGMLIAAYAIGCTEGYIYCRAEYPLAIKRVKKALIDAEKAGYLGDNVLGSGFEFHLKLKEGAGAFVCGEETALIASIEGERGMPRSRPPFPAVKGLWQKPSNVNNVETFANLPVIILHGAEWYANIGTEKSKGTKIFALSGKVKSTGLIEVPMGITVRELIFEVGGGIPKKRKFKAVQLGGPSGGCLTEAHLDTKIDYDSLIAAGAMMGSGGVVVLDETNCMVNVAQFFLTFTQRESCGKCIPCRVGTKTMLDILDRITSGKGKEGDIERLESLASDIKIASLCGLGQTAPNPILTTIRYFRDEYEAHIFKQKCPARECPELIEFVVVDERCKKCGICKKVCPVDAITWEKGQFAYIDKAKCVKCRECIVNCPFNSID; from the coding sequence ATGAGCGAGTATAAAGTCGAACAGATAGAAGTACACGTGTGTATGGGAACCGCAGGAGTCGCCTCCGGCGGTGATGCCGTTATGGCAGCCCTTAACAGTGAGTTTGAAAAACGCGGCCTGGTAAACACCGATGTCAAGGAGCGCAACTGCAAAGCCAAACAGACAGGCTGCAGGGGTCTCTGTGCCAGAGATGTTCTTATCGACGTGTATATCCCCGGAAAGGGGCCTATAACTTACGAACACGTGACGGCGGAAATGGTTCCCACAATAATCGAGGAGCACATCATAGGCGGTGAAGTTGTCACCAAATGGGCTGCCAAGAAGGACTATTTCGAATTTTACGATAAACAGAAGCGCTATGTTCTCAATGACTGCGGAAAAGTTGACCCCGACAGCCTTGAGGACTATATAGCCCACGGCGGTTATGACGCTCTTAAAAAATCTCTGAAAATGACCTCCGAAGAGGTTATTGACGAAGTTAAAAAGTCCGGCCTCAGAGGCAGGGGGGGCGGCGGTTTCCCCACAGGGCTTAAATGGACATTCTGCCGCAATTCTCCGGGAGATCTCAAATATCTTATCTGCAATGCGGATGAGGGTGACCCCGGCGCGTTCATGGACAGATCAATCATTGAGGGCAACCCCCACGCTGTTATAGAGGGCATGCTGATAGCAGCTTATGCGATAGGCTGCACAGAAGGCTACATCTACTGCCGCGCGGAATACCCCCTTGCGATCAAAAGGGTTAAAAAAGCCCTCATAGATGCGGAAAAAGCAGGCTACCTCGGCGACAACGTTCTCGGAAGCGGCTTTGAGTTTCACCTCAAGCTGAAAGAGGGAGCGGGCGCATTCGTCTGCGGTGAGGAAACGGCTCTCATCGCCTCCATCGAAGGTGAAAGGGGAATGCCCAGATCCAGACCGCCCTTCCCCGCTGTGAAAGGTCTCTGGCAGAAACCCTCAAACGTTAACAACGTTGAGACATTCGCCAACCTTCCCGTTATCATCCTTCACGGGGCTGAGTGGTACGCAAACATCGGAACAGAGAAGTCCAAGGGAACAAAAATCTTCGCCCTTTCAGGCAAGGTTAAGTCCACAGGGCTCATCGAGGTTCCCATGGGGATTACCGTGCGTGAGCTCATTTTCGAGGTCGGCGGCGGCATTCCCAAGAAAAGAAAGTTCAAAGCGGTTCAGCTCGGCGGCCCCTCAGGCGGGTGTCTGACTGAAGCACACCTTGATACAAAGATCGACTACGACTCGCTCATCGCCGCAGGTGCGATGATGGGCTCCGGAGGAGTGGTTGTTCTTGATGAAACCAACTGTATGGTGAACGTTGCTCAGTTCTTCCTTACCTTCACACAGAGGGAGTCATGCGGAAAATGCATCCCCTGCCGTGTGGGAACCAAAACCATGCTGGACATCCTCGACAGGATAACATCCGGCAAGGGAAAGGAAGGCGATATCGAAAGGCTGGAATCCCTGGCCAGCGATATTAAAATCGCGTCACTCTGCGGTCTCGGACAAACGGCTCCCAACCCTATTCTTACCACAATCAGGTATTTCAGGGATGAGTACGAGGCGCACATCTTCAAACAGAAATGCCCCGCAAGGGAATGCCCTGAGCTCATCGAGTTCGTGGTTGTGGATGAAAGATGCAAAAAATGCGGTATCTGCAAAAAGGTCTGCCCGGTTGATGCTATCACGTGGGAGAAGGGACAGTTTGCATACATCGATAAGGCTAAGTGCGTTAAGTGCCGTGAGTGCATAGTGAACTGCCCGTTCAACTCAATAGATTAA
- the nuoD gene encoding NADH dehydrogenase (quinone) subunit D: MQNINNNVAEVVTVNMGPQHPSTHGVLRLVVDLDGETIVNVTPDVGYLHRGTEKLAENRTYHQFIPLTDRLDYLSPLSNNLAYCLAVEKFFGVKIPERADYMRVMYAELARIASHLVWIATHALDIGAMTVFLYAFRERERVLDMFECATGQRMTSSWIRIGGIREDAPEEFFKLAKSFVDEFDGFVDLYENLLTNNRIWKMRTIGIGVLNADDAQDYGTSGPLMRGAGLDFDLRRDEPYCCYDKFKFEVPTQPEGDTYARYKVRMKELREANKIVAQTLASLPEGPVMTDDPRVAMPSHEDVYERMESLIRRFYLISKGFRPPKGETYQGIEAPKGELGFYIVSEGEERPYRLKIRAPSYVNLGVLNHMAKGHMLADLVAIIGTNDVVLGEIDR; encoded by the coding sequence ATGCAGAACATTAACAATAACGTAGCCGAAGTGGTTACCGTCAACATGGGACCCCAGCACCCCAGTACTCACGGGGTTCTGAGGCTTGTTGTCGATCTTGACGGCGAAACAATAGTAAACGTAACCCCTGATGTGGGTTATCTTCACAGGGGAACTGAAAAGCTTGCGGAAAACAGGACTTACCATCAGTTTATCCCCCTTACGGACAGGCTGGACTACCTTTCCCCCCTGTCCAACAACCTTGCGTACTGCCTTGCTGTAGAGAAGTTTTTCGGAGTGAAAATCCCCGAAAGAGCAGACTACATGAGGGTTATGTACGCCGAACTCGCGCGTATAGCCAGCCACCTTGTGTGGATAGCAACCCACGCTCTTGACATAGGCGCGATGACTGTTTTCCTCTATGCCTTCCGCGAAAGGGAGCGTGTGCTTGATATGTTCGAGTGCGCCACAGGCCAGAGGATGACAAGCTCATGGATCAGAATCGGCGGCATTCGTGAAGATGCTCCTGAGGAGTTCTTCAAGCTTGCCAAATCCTTCGTTGATGAGTTTGACGGTTTCGTTGACCTTTATGAAAACCTCCTTACCAACAACAGGATATGGAAAATGAGAACCATAGGCATCGGCGTTCTCAACGCTGACGATGCTCAGGACTACGGCACAAGCGGCCCCCTTATGAGAGGCGCAGGTCTTGACTTTGACCTCAGACGTGACGAGCCGTACTGCTGTTATGACAAATTCAAGTTCGAAGTTCCCACTCAGCCGGAGGGGGATACTTACGCACGTTATAAAGTGAGAATGAAGGAGCTTCGTGAGGCAAACAAAATTGTTGCCCAGACTCTTGCATCTCTCCCCGAAGGACCCGTTATGACTGACGACCCCAGAGTGGCAATGCCCTCACATGAGGACGTTTATGAAAGAATGGAGTCCCTCATCAGAAGGTTCTACCTGATCTCCAAAGGCTTCCGTCCTCCCAAGGGCGAGACGTATCAGGGAATCGAAGCTCCCAAAGGCGAGCTTGGCTTCTACATCGTCAGCGAAGGAGAGGAAAGACCCTACAGGCTTAAAATCCGTGCTCCTTCCTATGTGAACCTCGGCGTGCTTAACCACATGGCCAAAGGTCACATGCTTGCCGACCTTGTTGCGATCATCGGTACAAACGATGTTGTTCTCGGCGAGATAGACAGGTAA
- the nuoE gene encoding NADH-quinone oxidoreductase subunit NuoE, translating into MAEVKAVVEEVQERTPEELDWTKCDAICAQYAGAKGATIPVLQKVQDAYGYLYKEVVERVAENLNISSHTLYGVITFYAQFYTKPRGKYVIRVCRGTACHVKGSGRISEVVFEEFGIRNGETDEAKLFTLEEVSCIGACGMAPVIMINDKTHGNLTPEESRKIFRDYASGKMEA; encoded by the coding sequence ATGGCGGAAGTTAAAGCGGTTGTGGAAGAGGTTCAGGAAAGAACCCCCGAAGAACTTGACTGGACTAAGTGCGATGCGATATGCGCCCAGTACGCAGGTGCAAAAGGCGCTACAATCCCCGTGCTCCAGAAGGTTCAGGATGCCTACGGCTATCTTTATAAAGAAGTTGTGGAGAGAGTGGCTGAAAACCTCAACATCTCCTCACACACCCTGTACGGCGTAATCACCTTTTACGCGCAGTTCTACACCAAACCCAGAGGCAAATATGTCATCAGGGTTTGCAGAGGTACGGCTTGCCACGTTAAGGGTTCCGGAAGGATCTCCGAAGTTGTTTTCGAGGAATTCGGAATCAGAAACGGAGAAACCGATGAAGCCAAACTCTTCACCCTTGAAGAAGTTTCATGCATCGGAGCCTGCGGAATGGCTCCTGTTATTATGATAAACGATAAAACTCACGGTAACCTCACGCCGGAGGAATCCAGGAAGATATTCAGGGATTATGCCTCCGGTAAGATGGAAGCGTAG
- a CDS encoding MFS transporter codes for MSSIRYMAAVNSSIFVIMFGLGVCFTYLPDKMTKLSGSAAMSGFLASAFGLAYILSQYPLGKIADRFGFRPVIIAGFLLCGVSGMVYYSADSVQWLIIGRVIQGVGEAPLWSLSPVLLALLYPENKAQVMGWYTASFHFGLTAGPLAGTYIADVFGAQSTFLGFSAASVTGGFIILALAAPKYRTDRKIEAKAGMMSIIRLLNKSVLAGIVMYGASYGLIVSVIPAFVLSVKNMDHGLANIAFSLSFFTLGIIQIVSGRIVKIQNLRQALTTGVLSMGAGLLVIIHNSGILLFAGLLLLTSGLGIFSIASMLYLQVKADSSHAGASSGVYFMFWGIGYFTVPFITGVFGSAELISSILLLQAVMLFAAAALLVKTMKS; via the coding sequence ATGTCATCAATACGTTATATGGCTGCTGTCAACAGCAGTATATTCGTCATTATGTTCGGTCTCGGAGTGTGTTTTACCTACCTGCCGGATAAAATGACAAAGCTGTCAGGTTCCGCCGCCATGAGCGGTTTTCTCGCCTCGGCTTTCGGTCTGGCCTATATCCTTTCCCAGTACCCGCTCGGAAAAATTGCGGACCGTTTCGGTTTCAGACCGGTCATCATAGCAGGCTTTCTTCTGTGCGGAGTGTCCGGCATGGTTTATTATTCGGCTGATTCGGTTCAGTGGCTAATCATCGGCAGGGTTATTCAGGGAGTGGGGGAAGCACCGCTCTGGTCGCTTTCGCCCGTACTGCTGGCGCTTCTTTACCCTGAGAATAAGGCACAGGTAATGGGCTGGTACACGGCTTCCTTCCACTTCGGACTCACCGCTGGCCCTCTGGCGGGCACATATATTGCGGATGTCTTCGGAGCCCAGTCCACATTCCTCGGCTTTTCCGCCGCATCCGTGACCGGAGGATTCATAATACTGGCACTGGCTGCACCGAAATACCGGACAGATAGGAAAATCGAAGCCAAAGCCGGAATGATGAGCATCATCAGACTGCTCAACAAATCTGTTCTGGCGGGAATAGTTATGTACGGGGCATCATACGGGCTGATTGTCAGCGTTATCCCGGCATTTGTGCTGTCGGTGAAAAATATGGATCACGGTCTTGCAAACATCGCCTTTTCTCTCAGCTTTTTTACTCTGGGGATAATTCAGATCGTCTCAGGGAGGATTGTAAAAATACAGAACCTCAGACAGGCACTTACGACAGGAGTGCTGTCCATGGGGGCAGGCTTGCTGGTAATCATACACAACAGCGGGATTCTGCTTTTCGCAGGGTTGCTGCTCCTTACATCAGGGCTCGGAATATTCAGCATAGCTTCCATGCTGTATCTTCAGGTTAAGGCGGATTCCTCCCATGCGGGAGCCTCGTCCGGAGTTTACTTCATGTTCTGGGGCATTGGGTATTTCACTGTGCCGTTTATAACAGGAGTGTTCGGGTCTGCGGAGCTTATCAGCAGTATTCTTCTGCTGCAGGCGGTAATGCTTTTTGCTGCCGCCGCCCTGCTGGTGAAGACCATGAAAAGTTAA
- a CDS encoding single-stranded DNA-binding protein, with protein MGNCTRNPEVRYVPGRDLAVAKFGLAVNSRRSKDKEETMFIDIVAFGKLGEICGEYLTKGSPVLVEGRLSQNVWEQEGQKRSKHEVIAENIQLVSSRKGDKGGDYSGSDGGFSSGGSSDDFSEDDIPF; from the coding sequence TTGGGTAACTGTACCCGCAACCCCGAAGTAAGATATGTTCCCGGAAGGGATCTCGCAGTGGCCAAGTTCGGCCTCGCTGTAAACAGCAGAAGAAGCAAGGACAAGGAAGAGACAATGTTCATCGACATAGTGGCTTTCGGCAAACTCGGCGAAATCTGCGGGGAATACCTCACGAAAGGCAGCCCTGTACTGGTGGAAGGACGCCTCTCCCAGAATGTGTGGGAGCAGGAAGGACAGAAACGCAGCAAGCATGAAGTGATCGCCGAAAATATCCAGCTTGTCTCATCAAGAAAAGGGGACAAAGGCGGAGACTATTCAGGCAGTGACGGCGGCTTCTCTTCAGGCGGCAGCAGCGACGATTTCAGCGAAGACGACATACCGTTTTAG
- the rpsR gene encoding 30S ribosomal protein S18, with product MAVLRRKFQKKKVCRFCAEKIDIDYKDAKLLRGFVTERGKIMPRRLTGTCARHQRALASAVKTARTIILLPFSLDR from the coding sequence ATGGCTGTTTTAAGAAGAAAATTTCAGAAAAAGAAAGTGTGCAGGTTCTGCGCGGAAAAAATCGATATAGACTACAAAGACGCTAAACTCCTCAGAGGTTTCGTAACCGAAAGAGGTAAAATAATGCCCAGAAGGCTTACAGGCACATGCGCAAGACACCAGAGAGCACTCGCTTCTGCTGTTAAAACCGCACGTACCATCATCCTTCTCCCCTTCAGCCTTGACAGATAA
- a CDS encoding NADH-quinone oxidoreductase subunit C: MNFTELTTQLEQLFPGKLNCYTQFGCNFVRVKDDAVYKSVLRALKEKFSFRYMVDVIATHWPKKADKFEVTNNLYSIENKLRVFVKLSRPDHVFPTITDIWKGADLMEREEYDLMGIVFEGHPDLRRVLLPDFFEGHPLRKDFPLKERKWFNKTDEQRLGIKFTK, translated from the coding sequence ATGAATTTTACCGAATTAACCACACAGCTTGAGCAGCTTTTCCCCGGCAAGCTGAACTGTTACACGCAGTTCGGCTGTAATTTTGTCAGGGTTAAGGATGATGCGGTTTATAAAAGCGTTCTCCGCGCGCTGAAAGAGAAGTTTTCCTTCAGGTACATGGTGGACGTTATCGCCACCCACTGGCCTAAAAAAGCAGACAAGTTTGAGGTCACAAACAACCTCTACTCAATCGAGAACAAACTCAGGGTGTTTGTGAAGCTTTCAAGACCCGATCACGTCTTCCCCACGATTACTGATATATGGAAAGGCGCAGACCTTATGGAGAGGGAAGAGTACGACCTTATGGGAATCGTATTCGAAGGTCACCCCGATCTGAGAAGAGTTCTTCTCCCCGACTTCTTCGAGGGGCACCCGCTCAGGAAAGACTTCCCTCTGAAAGAGAGGAAGTGGTTCAACAAGACTGACGAGCAGCGTCTCGGTATCAAGTTCACCAAATAA
- a CDS encoding class I SAM-dependent methyltransferase, translated as MDTVAARAQQEKFWNNKAKNFPRYEAGEDNYESRMLNIARSHGVVFKDADILDVGCGSGMYTIRLAKEAKHVTAADISSEMLRILKDDAEAQGINNIVTYLGDWLEFKSDRKFDVVFCSMTPAVQSEEGRLKVLEHAKGWVVYMGFAGRMESCMLSGLYEHYGIIPKKFNDAPAMREWLQNRRAEYTAYPVEGEWIVPRTYEEAASNCRDMLSIYGVTPEDDLLEKHIRPHLDESGKYIERTSYSIEMIIWHV; from the coding sequence ATGGACACTGTAGCAGCGAGAGCACAGCAGGAAAAATTCTGGAATAACAAAGCAAAAAACTTCCCCCGTTATGAAGCGGGGGAAGATAATTATGAGTCACGCATGCTGAACATCGCCCGCAGTCACGGGGTGGTTTTCAAGGATGCGGATATTCTTGATGTCGGCTGCGGAAGCGGCATGTACACCATCCGCCTTGCGAAAGAGGCAAAGCATGTCACCGCTGCTGATATATCAAGCGAGATGCTGCGCATACTGAAAGATGACGCGGAGGCGCAGGGTATAAATAATATCGTGACATACCTCGGCGACTGGCTTGAATTTAAATCCGACAGGAAGTTCGATGTTGTTTTCTGTTCCATGACACCGGCTGTGCAGTCTGAGGAAGGCAGGCTTAAGGTTCTGGAGCATGCAAAAGGCTGGGTTGTATATATGGGTTTTGCCGGAAGGATGGAGTCATGCATGCTTTCCGGCCTTTATGAGCATTACGGTATTATACCCAAAAAGTTCAACGATGCCCCCGCCATGCGTGAGTGGCTTCAGAACAGAAGAGCGGAGTACACGGCATATCCTGTCGAGGGTGAATGGATTGTGCCCAGAACCTATGAGGAGGCAGCTTCAAACTGCCGTGACATGCTTTCAATATACGGCGTGACACCGGAGGATGACTTGCTGGAAAAACATATCAGGCCTCATCTGGATGAAAGCGGAAAGTACATCGAGCGCACCTCATACAGCATAGAGATGATAATATGGCACGTCTGA
- a CDS encoding NuoB/complex I 20 kDa subunit family protein, with product MGVMTNKLPDNVITTTVDSVINWGRKSSLWPVTFGLACCAIEMMATGAAKHDLDRLGIIFRATPRQADVMIVAGTVTRKMAPIVRKVWDQMPEPKWCIAMGSCATSGGIYDTYSTVQGVDEILPVDFYVPGCPPRPEALLDAIVELQKKIMTEKVVRK from the coding sequence ATGGGTGTAATGACGAATAAGCTGCCGGACAATGTTATCACCACAACGGTGGACAGTGTCATCAACTGGGGAAGAAAATCTTCCCTCTGGCCTGTGACTTTCGGCCTTGCCTGTTGTGCCATTGAGATGATGGCGACAGGCGCCGCCAAACACGACCTTGACAGGCTCGGTATCATCTTCCGTGCCACACCCCGTCAGGCAGACGTGATGATAGTCGCAGGAACCGTTACCCGCAAGATGGCTCCCATCGTGCGCAAAGTGTGGGATCAGATGCCTGAGCCCAAATGGTGTATTGCAATGGGAAGCTGCGCAACAAGCGGCGGTATTTATGATACATACTCCACGGTTCAGGGTGTCGATGAGATTCTCCCCGTGGATTTTTACGTTCCCGGATGCCCTCCCAGACCTGAGGCTCTGCTTGATGCTATTGTTGAGCTTCAGAAAAAAATCATGACAGAAAAAGTGGTAAGGAAATAG
- a CDS encoding NADH-quinone oxidoreductase subunit A produces the protein MMFMGGLIRPKKYDKVKNSVYECGMPEFSDARKRYNVRFYIVALLFVLFDVEIVFLYPWAVAFGDIGLYGLVAMFMFLIILVIGFLYEWKKGALEWV, from the coding sequence ATGATGTTTATGGGCGGTCTTATACGTCCGAAAAAGTACGATAAGGTTAAAAACTCCGTTTACGAATGCGGTATGCCGGAGTTCTCGGATGCCAGAAAAAGGTACAACGTCAGGTTCTACATAGTCGCCCTGCTTTTTGTTCTCTTCGATGTAGAAATAGTGTTTCTTTATCCGTGGGCTGTCGCTTTCGGAGATATAGGGCTTTACGGGCTTGTCGCTATGTTCATGTTCCTGATAATTCTTGTCATCGGATTTCTGTATGAGTGGAAAAAAGGAGCTCTGGAATGGGTGTAA
- a CDS encoding RluA family pseudouridine synthase, with translation MRFTDETAEVIEFTADDAGVRLDVLLAAKSGRSRSFAAEVIEEGLVEVNGRIPAKSLKVKKGDVIRMEIPVEEAPSLEPQPVDFDVIFEDENMIVVNKPAGVTVHPAPGSPDRTLVNGLLYRYRIEDHNDFRPGIVHRLDRDTSGLILVARNRDAREKLSSLFLNRTVDKRYLAFCWGTPKFETLIVDEPIGRHPADRKRMAVREDGRSAKSLFTVKERYKNAFLAEVRIYTGRTHQIRVHAAHIGHPILDDSLYGGKHNRGYKIERQALHSWKLTFKSPFVQKEMDFCAPLPHEMELLRERLLNAK, from the coding sequence ATGAGATTCACAGACGAAACAGCAGAAGTTATTGAATTTACGGCAGATGATGCAGGGGTGCGGCTTGATGTGCTGCTTGCGGCAAAATCCGGCCGGAGCCGGAGCTTCGCCGCCGAGGTTATAGAAGAAGGTCTGGTCGAGGTCAACGGGCGGATTCCCGCTAAGTCCCTCAAGGTGAAGAAGGGGGACGTCATCCGCATGGAGATCCCGGTGGAAGAGGCTCCGAGCCTTGAGCCTCAGCCCGTTGACTTTGACGTGATATTTGAGGACGAAAACATGATTGTGGTGAACAAGCCCGCAGGGGTGACTGTGCACCCCGCACCGGGGTCTCCGGACAGAACACTGGTGAACGGGCTTCTTTACCGATACCGTATAGAAGACCACAACGACTTCCGGCCGGGCATAGTCCACAGGCTGGACAGGGACACGTCAGGGCTGATTCTGGTTGCAAGGAACAGGGATGCGAGGGAAAAGCTCTCCTCCCTTTTTTTGAACCGCACCGTGGACAAACGTTATCTCGCTTTCTGCTGGGGAACCCCTAAATTTGAAACCCTTATTGTTGACGAACCCATAGGCAGACACCCCGCAGACCGCAAACGGATGGCAGTCAGGGAGGACGGGCGTTCCGCAAAGAGCCTTTTTACCGTAAAAGAACGTTATAAAAACGCCTTTCTTGCAGAGGTGCGCATATACACCGGACGCACTCACCAGATAAGGGTTCATGCTGCTCATATTGGACATCCGATACTTGACGATTCGCTTTACGGCGGAAAACATAACAGGGGTTACAAAATTGAAAGGCAGGCTTTACACTCCTGGAAACTCACTTTTAAAAGCCCTTTTGTTCAAAAAGAAATGGATTTTTGCGCCCCTTTGCCCCATGAAATGGAGCTTCTGAGGGAGAGGCTCCTGAACGCTAAATAG